A region from the Lolium perenne isolate Kyuss_39 chromosome 4, Kyuss_2.0, whole genome shotgun sequence genome encodes:
- the LOC127294664 gene encoding laccase-22: MATPRRLSELLMVSCFLLQAISAHAITRHYKFNVVMRNMTRLCSTKPILTVNGKFPGPALYTREGDNVLVKVVNHVPHNITIHWHGVRQIRTGWYDGPAYITQCPIQPGSSFLYNFTVTGQRGTLFWHAHINWLRATVHGAIVILPKLGVPYPFPAPHKEAVVVLGEWWKADTETVINQAMQLGVGPNISDSHTINGHPGPMSDCASSQDGFKINVENGKTYMLRIINAALNDDLFFKLAGHKLTVVEVDAVYTKPYKTDILLITPGQTTNVLVTADQSAGRYLLSVSPFMDAPLQVDNKTGTAILNYANTISATARLTFVKPPPQNATPIASKFVESLRSLNSKEYPANVPQTVEHSLFLTIGVGVNPCRNCINGTRVVGAINNLTFVMPSTPILQANYYNIPGVFTEDFPATPPHKFNYTGSGPKNLQTMNGTRVYRLPYNASVQVLLQDTGILSTESHPIHLHGFNFFVVGRGVGNYNPKTSPLTFNLIDPVERNTIGVPTGGWAAIRFRADNPGVWFMHCHFEVHTSWGLKMVFVVDNGKGPSETLIPPPKDLPQC; this comes from the exons ATGGCCACACCTCGTCGTCTTAGTGAGCTCCTCATGGTCAGCTGCTTCCTGCTTCAGGCTATCAGCGCCCACGCAATCACCCGACACTACAAGTTCAAT GTGGTTATGAGGAACATGACACGACTTTGCTCAACCAAGCCCATCCTCACCGTGAATGGCAAGTTCCCGGGGCCGGCCCTCTATACAAGAGAAGGCGATAATGTTCTTGTCAAGGTCGTCAATCATGTACCTCACAACATTACCATCCACTG GCATGGGGTAAGGCAGATCAGGACCGGGTGGTATGATGGACCGGCCTACATTACACAGTGCCCAATCCAGCCAGGGAGCAGCTTTCTGTACAATTTCACCGTTACCGGCCAACGTGGTACACTTTTCTGGCATGCCCATATCAACTGGCTGAGGGCTACTGTCCATGGTGCTATTGTCATCCTCCCCAAGCTTGGAGTGCCCTACCCCTTTCCTGCTCCTCACAAGGAGGCAGTTGTTGTCCTAG GGGAATGGTGGAAAGCAGACACAGAAACTGTAATTAACCAGGCCATGCAACTAGGTGTAGGACCCAATATTTCTGATTCGCACACCATCAACGGCCACCCTGGTCCGATGTCTGATTGTGCCTCCTCACAAG ACGGGTTCAAGATCAATGTCGAAAATGGCAAGACATATATGCTGCGGATCATCAATGCGGCGCTTAATGACGACCTATTCTTCAAGCTTGCCGGACACAAACTAACTGTGGTTGAGGTTGATGCAGTCTATACCAAGCCATATAAAACCGATATCCTGCTCATCACTCCAGGCCAGACCACCAATGTCCTTGTGACTGCTGACCAAAGTGCTGGCCGTTACCTTCTCTCAGTCTCTCCCTTCATGGATGCTCCCTTACAGGTTGACAACAAAACAGGCACAGCTATCTTGAACTATGCCAACACCATCTCTGCTACAGCACGCCTAACTTTCGTCAAGCCACCACCGCAAAATGCCACCCCTATTGCGTCGAAATTCGTTGAGTCACTCCGAAGCCTCAACTCCAAGGAGTACCCCGCAAATGTGCCACAGACAGTAGAGCACTCACTTTTCTTAACCATTGGTGTGGGTGTCAATCCATGCCGGAACTGCATTAATGGGACAAGAGTGGTAGGCGCAATCAACAATCTGACATTCGTTATGCCATCCACCCCAATTCTCCAAGCAAATTATTACAACATTCCAGGGGTGTTCACAGAAGACTTCCCAGCGACACCACCACACAAGTTCAACTACACAGGAAGCGGCCCAAAAAACCTTCAAACCATGAATGGAACCAGGGTTTATAGGCTGCCATACAATGCTTCAGTGCAGGTCCTACTCCAGGATACGGGGATCCTATCAACAGAAAGCCACCCAATCCATCTGCATGGCTTTAACTTTTTTGTGGTTGGGAGGGGTGTTGGGAATTACAACCCCAAGACCTCCCCTTTAACATTTAACCTCATCGATCCCGTTGAGAGAAACACCATTGGAGTTCCTACCGGAGGCTGGGCAGCAATCAGATTTAGGGCTGATAACCCAG GTGTTTGGTTTATGCATTGCCATTTCGAGGTACACACGTCGTGGGGACTCAAGATGGTATTTGTGGTGGACAATGGGAAAGGGCCCAGTGAGACTCTAATTCCACCACCCAAAGATCTTCCCCAGTGCTGA